Proteins from a genomic interval of Narcine bancroftii isolate sNarBan1 chromosome 12, sNarBan1.hap1, whole genome shotgun sequence:
- the LOC138746977 gene encoding zinc finger CCCH domain-containing protein 10-like, which produces MPDKDNLFNSGNDEAGHSSDDICRDFLRNVCKRGKRCKFYHPDINEVSDLGVKKNEFVFCHDYQNKECTRINCKFIHGTKEDEEHYKKSGELPPRLRLTVAMGLGLSPSDLSFKKGEVPICRDYLKGDCQRGSKCKFRHLKRDEYDYENRTLERLTRDQVLSPVVRRYDPFDDLYDTDRFPDYDHVLKRRRVDGLRFESYDFSISTSRPVDYRFLEEENLMLRKRVEELKKQISNLMATNEVLLEQNAHFRNQTKVVTLTSTPTATEQILAAPTVATLTNYNHGVAQTHTTLSSQALQPRPVSQQDLVATAAASAAPPTNAAPAAQHLNPEIASLPAALAQTIAQGMAPPVSMAPVAVSVAPVAVSIAQALPGITISHATTPMVTYPIASQSMRITAIPH; this is translated from the coding sequence ATGCCGGATAAAGATAATTTATTTAACAGTGGTAATGACGAAGCTGGCCACAGCTCAGATGATATTTGCCGTGACTTCCTGCGCAATGTCTGCAAACGTGGCAAGCGCTGCAAGTTCTACCACCCTGACATTAATGAGGTGTCCGACTTGGGTGTTAAAAAAAATGAGTTTGTCTTTTGCCATGATTATCAGAACAAGGAGTGCACTCGTATCAACTGCAAGTTTATTCATGGGACAAAGGAAGACGAGGAACATTACAAAAAATCAGGAGAGCTTCCTCCACGCCTCCGCCTTACAGTGGCCATGGGTCTTGGCCTTTCACCTTCTgacctttcttttaaaaaaggtgAGGTTCCAATCTGCCGAGATTACCTGAAAGGGGACTGTCAAAGAGGATCTAAATGTAAATTTCGGCACTTAAAACGCGATGAATATGATTATGAAAACAGAACTTTAGAGAGATTGACAAGAGACCAAGTGCTTTCTCCTGTAGTGCGACGATATGACCCATTTGATGACCTCTATGACACTGATCGCTTTCCTGATTATGACCATGTTCTAAAGAGGAGAAGAGTAGATGGCTTGCGATTTGAAAGTTATGATTTTAGTATCTCAACCTCACGTCCAGTGGACTATCGATTTCTAGAAGAGGAGAATCTGATGTTGAGAAAACGTGTGGAGGAACTAAAAAAACAGATCTCAAATTTGATGGCAACTAATGAGGTGCTTTTGGAGCAAAATGCGCATTTCCGCAACCAAACTAAGGTGGTGACGCTGACCTCCACTCCCACAGCCACAGAGCAAATCCTGGCAGCTCCAACTGTGGCCACATTGACCAATTACAACCATGGTGTAGCACAGACTCACACTACTTTGAGCAGCCAAGCTCTTCAACCACGACCAGTCTCCCAACAGGATCTAGTGGCCACTGCTGCAGCATCTGCTGCACCACCTACCAATGCTGCCCCAGCAGCACAACACCTTAATCCTGAAATTGCTTCTCTCCCTGCAGCACTTGCCCAGACCATTGCCCAGGGAATGGCACCTCCGGTTTCCATGGCCCCAGTGGCTGTCTCAGTTGCACCAGTTGCAGTATCAATTGCACAAGCTCTACCAGGAATCACCATAAGCCATGCCACCACTCCAATGGTTACTTATCCAATTGCCTCACAGAGTATGAGAATAACAGCAATTCCTCACTGA